The Paenibacillus dendritiformis region GGTCATCTCGCGCAGTCTTGCATTAATGTCCATGTCGGCCGTCACGAGCGCGTTGGCTCCATACTTATCCTTGCTCAAGGCCTCGGCTACGGAATATTTAACGGTTCCGACCCGGGAGCGTTCCATCCCGGAATCGACATCAATGCCGACGATCGCCGTATTTCCGAAGACGACGCAATTCGCGTTTTTGACGCCGGGAACTTTACGGGCCAGATTGGCCAGATGTTGGCTTACCGCCCCCGCGTCTTGAATGTTGCCCTTGCCGTCCTGGATCGGCTGAGCCTGACCTCCCGCGTAACCTCCCGGTGTCGCTTGCCTGTTCGCATTGCCGCATCCGGCGAGCATCCCTACGATCACGATAGCAACCAGCAATCTATGCATCACGTATCAACCTTTCCTTTTGTTTGACAATAAAAATGAGACTTCCGATTGAGTATAGTGTGAACGGCCGCGGCATTTTTTATGTAATGTAAAATGAATCGCCACACCCTCCCTCTTGGAACGGTCTGTTCGGCGAAAGGAGAATCCAATGAGCAAAATATTTGTATTGGATACGAACGTGCTGCTGCATGATCCGAATGCGCTGTTTGCTTTTCAAGATAATGAAGTGATCATTCCTGCCGTTGTGCTCGAAGAAATGGATTCGAAAAAACGCAATGCCGATGAGCTCGGACGCAATGCGCGATCGGTATCCCGGCTGCTGGACGGCTTGCGGGAACACGGTCATCTGCATCATGGCGTCCGTCTCCCCAACGGAGGCACGCTAAAGGTGGAATTGAATCACCGCAGCTTCGTCAAGGTACAGGAGATGTTCGGAGAGGTATCGAACGACAACCGCATACTGGCTGTCGCCTTGAATTACCATTTGGAGCAAAAGCAAGCGGAGCATCCGGCGGAAGTCATCCTGGTGAGCAAGGATGTGCTTGTCCGGATTAAGGCCGACGTGCTTGGATTGCATGCGGAGGACTATTTGTCCGACCGGACGGTTCAATCGGGTGATGAATTGTACAGCGGCCTGTTCTCCGTTCATGTTCACCCCAGCATCATCGATGAATTCTACTCCTGCCGGATGCTCCAGCTGAAGCAGCTCGGGCTGCGGCTGCATCCGCATCAATTCGTCATTTTGAAGGACGAGATCGGCACGAGCAAATCCGCCTTGCTCAAGGTAAATGCCGAGGGCACCAAGCTGGAGCCGCTCTATTTGAGCAATGATCCGGTATGGGGGATTACGGCGCGCAACGCCCAGCAGCGGATGGCGCTCGAACTGCTGCTCAACGACGACATTCCACTGGTGACGCTGACAGGGAAAGCCGGCACGGGCAAGACGCTCCTGGCGTTGGCCGCCGGGCTGATGAAGGTGGAAGATGAGCGGAAGTACAAGAAGCTGTTGATTGCGCGGCCGGTCGTGCCCATGGGCAAGGATATCGGATATTTGCCCGGGGAGAAGGAGGAGAAGCTGCGGCCGTGGATGCAGCCGATTTACGATAATCTGGAGTTCCTGTTCGATACGAAAAAATCCGGGGATATCGACAAAATCCTGGTCGGCATGAACAACATTCAGGTGGAGGCGCTGACGTACATTCGAGGCCGCTCCATTCCGGGGCAGTTCATCATTATTGACGAAGCGCAAAATTTATCCAAGCATGAGGTCAAGACGATTGTCTCCCGGGTCGGAGAGGGCAGCAAAATCATCCTGATGGGGGATCCGGCGCAAATTGACCATCCGTATCTCGATTCGGCGAGCAACGGCCTGACCCATCTGGTGGAACGGTTCAAAACCGAGGGGATCAGCGGCCATGTGACGCTTGAGAAGGGGGAGCGGTCGCGCCTTGCCCAGATTGCGGCAGACTTGCTGTAGAATTGTACGTCAGATGCAGCCGGGCGTCACAGGTGGAGGAGGAACGGCTCGGGGCGAAATAGTGCTCCGGGCTTATTATTTTGCCATAATCGGATTCCGGGGTAAGGACAAGGTAGGCCAACGGTGCTACAATAGATATCAGGAGAAGTGAGGAACGGACGGAAGGGAGAGGGCAATGCCGCAATTCAAAAAAACGCTGGTCACGATCATGATGGTCTTCGTATCGCTGCTCTTGTTGTTCCAGTTCAGCGGCAGCGTCCCGCAGCAGGCGGAGCAGGATGCCTCTCCGGAGACCGACGTGAAGCCGTCGCAGGACAACGCGGGCCCCAAGCCATTGAAGCAATTGAAGGTGGCGGTGCAGCTCCCGTCGATGTCCTTCATCCAGCTTCGGCGCTTGAACCAGATGTTCATGGACGAGACCGGCATCTACGTCGAGTTGATTAACAGCTCCGTGCAGGAGGTAGAGGAAGAGTGGCCGAAGGCGATGCAGATGGAGCAGGGCGCTGATATTTTGCTGCTCGACAGTGAATCAGTGATCCCGTATGCGCGAAGAGGCTGGCTTCTGCCGCTCGATCCATCGATGAACGGAGGAGATTCGGTGCCGGCCTGGTTAAGCGACCGGGTGCGGTGGAACGGCTATGCCTGGGGCATGCCGGTTCAATTGGATCCTTATGTGCTCGTGTGGAACAAAAATAGAGTGAAATCTGCGAGCGGTGCATCCGCTCTGCCCAGCGATTGGAGCGGGTGGAAGCGGCTGTTCGACGAGAATGCGCCGGCAGTGGACGAGGAGCCGCCGGAAGCGCCGGACGGTCTGCCTTCGTCCGGTATCATTCCACCGCCGGCTATCTCTCCGGCAGCCGGCGAACGGCTTCCGTACCAATGGTTCGCGTGGCATGCGGAGGATCATCGGGCCTTGCTGTCGCTATTGTGGAGGCTCGGATTGCTTCATCCCGAATTTGTGCCGGCACAGGGAGGCCCGGAATGGGCCGGAAGGCAGACGGACAGCACAGAGGCCTCGGAGGTCCGGTGGAAGCAGACGCTGCCGGAGCTGGAGCCGTACTTGGCACATTTTCAACCTTGGAGCCCGGAATCCAGCCACATGGATACATGGGAGAAGCTGAAGGCGGGAGTGATCGCCTTCGCGATCGTCCCCTACTCGGAAGCGGCGCTGGAAGCGAGCGCCCCGCTGGCCGTCGAGCCGGCCGGAGAAGCTGCTCCGCCGGCGGGACAATGGGTGACGAGCCGCAGCTATGTCCTCGCGTCGCATACGGAAGCGGAGCAAGAAGCGAGACACTGGATCGCCTATATGACCCAATGGTCTGTCCAGCAGGAATGGTTCGAGACGCTGTCCGTCCTTCCTGTTCATGAGCAGGCGTATCTCTCCCAGAGCAGCGAGCGGCTGCTGCCGGAGCCATTTCGGCCGAAGCAGGAACGGAAGCGGCATGTATACAAGGAGGCGGAAGGGCTGGAGCAATGGTCCGGCGCCGCCAGCCGCTGGATGGCCGGACAGCTCGCCACGAAGCAGCTGCAGCTGGAATGGAATCAGCATATGAACGCAGAGAAAACCATCAACAGGGATTGAATGCCGCTGTTGATGGTTGTTTGTGTTGCCTACCATTTCATAGACAGATGCACCGTAATCTGGTTGTCTTCCACGCTGACATCGGTTGCTTCAATGAACGATACCAGCCGCTGTGGATAGAAGCCGAGATCGAATTCCTCTTCCAATTGCGAACGGGTCGTGTCCGGCAGTTCCAGGCCATTGAACATCAGGCGGTCGACATGGAACAGCATCATATTTTCCGGCTCGCTCTCCAGCGTGTAATGGCCTTGAACGAATACGTTCAGTCCGGCGCTCTCTCCTTCGGCAGACACCGAACCTTCCTGGAAGCGGAAGGAGAACTCCTCGAAAATCGGATCCTGCTCGCGCAGAAATTGATTCAGTTCTTCTTCTTGGATCGTAATGGTATACTTAGTACCATCGATTTGCAGATTGCCACTCTTCTTCACGAATTCCGGCAGCTTCTGCATCGCATCGGCCAGGGCGCGGAAATGTCGGCGCACCTCATACATGCCGATGTTCTGCCAATAGGAGGTGAACTCCTGGATAAGCCGGCTCATCGCTTCCGGATCGCTGCTGTTCGCCAGATTGGAATCGAGCTCCCGCTGCAGGGCGTTCACTCTGTCGCGCTGCCGGATAAGCTGTTCCTTGACCTGCGACAATTCCCGTTCCGTGCGGGCTAACGTATCGCGAAGCCGATTCAGATTTTTCAACTGCTCGGAATACGTCTCCAATATTTCTTGATCGGTCTTGAACAGGAACTGATAATAGTCGAACAACAGCCAGATGGAGTGTTCGTCCCGGGCGGAGAGCAGGGCCTGAAGCAGCATGTCGCGCTCTCCCATATAATAGGCGCGGAGCACGCGGCCCGCCTGCTCCCGCTTCTGATCGAAGGCGGCCGCCTGCTTGCGGAGGGCGTCTTCCGTCTGGCGCCGTTCCCCGGCAGCGGTCGACTCCTTCGCGGCGATTCGCTCGATCTCTTTGTTAAGCTCGGTAACCGACAAGCTCTGCTGGAGCAGCTTGCGCTCCGCTTCGGTCGGCTCCTTGCTCCAGCCTGTATGAACCGTCGGTTCCGCACGAGTGGCACCGGGCACCGCAATGGAGATGAGAAGTATAAATGCGAGTCCCAACAGCGCATAGCGCGCACGCTGTGCCAGTGACATCGGGTTCCCCCCTTACAAACGGTATGCACAACTCATCGTATGTCTCGTCCAGACGGGATATGACCTCTTTCCCGGCTCCGTATGCGGGGCGGCGGACAAGGAGGACGGGCACACGGCCGGTCCGCGCTGCATGACCCGGCATCGGGCCGCCAGCAGGGACCGGCAGGGCGGCCAGCCCCGGACGAGCATGGTCTATTTTTCTCACGCATAGAAAGGATGGTTGCCATGTCTCATTATCCTTCTAATTCCATTCTCATTCAACATCTAATTCACCGCATCCGCCATTCCGCCAAGGCAGCGATTCCCTTTTCGGCCTTCATGGAGAGCTGCCTGTACGATCCGGAAGGCGGCTATTACATGTCGGATCGCCCCAAAATCGGCAAGGAGGGCGATTTCTATACGAGCTCGAACGTGGGCAGCGCGATGGGGGAGATGATCGCGGTCTATATTCAGCGCCTCGCCGCGGAGAAGGGCTGGGCGCCGGACACGTTCACGATCGTCGAGTGGGGAGCGGGCAATGGCCGCCTTGCCGGACACATCAACGAGCGCATGCGCCGTGATCGCTGCAGCGGCTACCGGTACGCCATCGTGGAAGCGAGCCCTTATCATGCGCAGCTGGCCAAGGAGCGGCTGGGCGGAGAAGACTGCCCCGTATCCTGGTGGACGGAGGCCGATTATCGGCGCGAGGCGGGCGCGGGCCGGCTCTTCGTCCTCGCCAACGAACTGCTGGATGCGTTCCCGGTCGAGCGCATCCGCGCATCGGACGGGCAGATCGAGCAATGCTTCGTTGCCTGGGAGGAGGCGGAGCAGAGCTTCCGTCCCGTCTGGCTTCCGGCAGAACCGGAAGTGCTCCGCTGGCTCAAGCGCTATCGGATCGAGCTGCCGGAAGGCCGCATCTGCGACGCCGGCATCGCCATGAGCGGCTGGCTCGGCACGATGCTGCGGCATGCATCCGACGCGGAGTTCATCTTCATCGATTACGGCGATGTAACGGAAGAATTGACGGCGGAGCATCGCGTCGAGGGGACGCTGATGTGCTATCACCGGCATCGCGCCCATGACAACCCGTGGATACATATCGGCGAGCAGGATATGACGGCCATGGTCGATTTCAGCGTCTGCCAGCAGGCCGCTCTCGAAGCAGGGGCTCTGATCCGGAATTATATGACGCAGCAAGCCTTCCTGCTGGAGCAAGGTCTGCTGCAGGAGCTGGTCGACCATGCGCAGCCCGATCCGTTCAGTCCGGAAGCGCGCCGCAACCGGGCGATCCGGCAGCTGCTCCTGAGCGATCGGTTGAGCGAACGGTTCCGCGTGCTGCTGCTCGCGCGGCACGCTTCCGCATAGCTGCCGGCGCGGGCAGATGGCAGCGGGAGCTGCTTGAAAATAAAGAACGGCCGAAGCCCGGAGGCTTCGGCCGTAACTGTTATGTGCTGCTCATCAGCATATCCTGCATCGTCACCTCGGCGTATCCGCCTTAGAACGGCTTGCCCATTACGAATACGGTCCAGTAAGAGAAGCCGGTGAAGCATACAAGCATGTACCCCCAGAACAGAAGTATATATGTACGCTCGGACAATTTCAGATATCCCAACAACACAAAGAAGGCGGTCTGCATGAAGAAGAGCAGAGCCATCTCGATCATGTCTCCAGCAAACGCCATTAGACCGATGACTAATGTCCAGAAGCCGAGTACGCGATACATTCGTGCCACGATTCATCCTCCTCTCGTTACGATCGGTCCCACTTTTCTAATGATATTATAGCGTTCGCAATTGGTTATGTAAACGATTAACCGTGACGAAAAACCAAATAATTTGTTCAGATCTTCATAAATGTGATATAAAGCATGGACACGCGCACGTATGTTTCCTAGGAAAAATGGATATACATTTTAGTATCCGATAGATTCTATGAAATCTAGCATGGGCATAGAGATGGAATAAGCGGTTATTTCAAGCGGCAGTATACTCCGCTCCAATAATCGGATGGCGAACGCGGCGTAGCTGCTTGCGACCGATATGAATGATGGAAGTCGTTAGGAGGTTATTTCATGACAGCAATAAGGCAAGATGCATGGACCGCAGATGATGATTTGATTTTAGCGGAAGTTACACTTCGGCACATCCGGGAAGGAAGTACCCAGTTGGCCGCTTTTGAGGAAGTGGGAGAAAAGATTGGACGCACGTCCGCAGCATGCGGATTCCGTTGGAACAGCTGCGTCCGCAAAAAGTACGAGGCGGCGATACAGCTGGCCAAGGCGCAGCGGCAGAAGCGCAATTATTTGAAAAAGCAGCCGCTGGGCGCTCAAGTCGCTTCTCTTACGCTGCAAGAGGGAGAAGACACCGATTTGAAAGGCGAGATGTTGTCGGAAGAATCGTTGTCGATGGACATGGTTATCCGTTATTTGCGCCAGATGCGCAACAACGTGCAGGAAATGACTCGCCAAATCAAGCATATGGAAAAAGAACTGCATGAAAAGGAAGAATACTGTGTTCGTCTGCAGCGGGAAAATGAGGAGCTCTCTAAGCAAGTCAACGTGGTAGAGACCGACTATCGTACGGTGAACGATGATTATAAAGCGCTCATTCAAATTATGGACCGTGCCCGCCGATTGGCTATCTTGAGCGAGGAAGACGATGATGTGAAGACGCGGTTCCGTATGGACGCCAACGGCAATTTGGAGCGAATCGAATAGGCGCCGGCTTCCGTCCCCGGCACATGCAGGACGGCGCAAGGAAAGCACCTGGCGAGAGAATTCTCTCACTTGGCGCTTTTTTTGTGTTTTTGCTGATTCTTTGATATAACAAGGACACTGATAGTGCGTGTTCAATTATTCATATATAACGAGAACGAGCCGATAGAAGATCGGAAGAAGGAGAGAGACGAACATGATTGTCGATATTATCGGAGGAGGCGCGCTCGGCCTCCTGTTCGCGGGGCGGCTGCTGGCCGGCGGCGAGGCCGGAGTCCGGCTGTGGACGAGAACGGAGGAGCAGGCGGAGAAGATTCGCACCGAAGGCTTCGAGGCAGTGGAGCTGTCAGGGCAGCGCTCCCATTATGAAGGGGTAGATGCGTTCCCGCTTTCGCTGGCGCCGGCCCGGCTGCGCCGTCATGGCTTGGAAGCCGGCATGATATGGCTGTTCGTCAAGCAGACGCATATCGGACCCGAGCTGCTCAGCGTGCTGGCGGAGATGCCGCGGCAGCCCGGCGCGACCCTCGTCTGCTTCCAGAACGGGGTCGGCCATGCCGAAGCGTTGGCGGGGGTATGGCCTTCTCCGTCGCTCGCGGTCGCTGTTACGACGGAGGCGGCAGCCAGAGAGGGAATGAACCGGATTCGTCATACCGGATCCGGAGCAACCTGGATCGGTCCGGCCGCCGCAGAGGAGGACGCCCGGTCTCATGCCTTGAATTTTTCATGCATTTCTGCGAAGAACTTGTTGGAAAAGGCAGGAATTGAGGCGTTTGTGTCGAACAACATCGAAGACATGGTCTATCAAAAGCTGCTCGTCAACGCCGTCATCAATCCGTTGACCGCGCTGCTGCGCGTCAAGAACGGAGAACTGCTGGACGGGGCGGAACGGATGGAGCTTATGCGGGATTTGTTGGCTGAAGCGGCCGGGGTCTATCATGCCGCCGGCATCCCGGTGAATGAAGAGGAAGCTTGGAAGCGGATTATGGACGTGTGCCGCCTGACGGCCGGCAACACCTCTTCCATGCTGCAAGATATATTGGCCGGCCGCCCGACGGAATGCGAGGCCATTACGGGCGCGATTATCCGGCTCGGCGCGCGCTATGGGGCCGGCACCCCGCTGCATCAGACGATATACCGCCTGATCCGGGCTGGCGAGCCAAGACACCGCTAGCATCTACTTCTTCTGTCCAAAGGAGTGAGTCACACCGCCCATGTATACCATTTTCGTATTTTTATCGGCATTGCCGTTTTTTCCGTTCATCATCGTATGGTTTGCCGGTTCCTACTGGGTCAAGCCCAAGAAAAAAGCGTTCATGCTGGCCATGGACGTGACGACATTCTTCCTTATCGCATCGGTTGGGGGCCTCTATAATACGATAACAGGCTCCTCCGCCGGATTCTATTGGATCTGTCTTATGCTGCTCCTTGCCATCGGCTTGCTTGGCGGCCTCCAGCACCGCAAATACGGGAAAATTCACGTTCAGCGGCTGGCGAGGACGATCTGGAGATTGGCATTCTTCATTCTCAGCATCCTGTATATTATCCTGCTGCTCATCGGCATTATCGCCTATGTTGCGAGCGTGTAGCCCCCACGGGGCGCGCGTGCGCGAACAGCGCCTCTTTGACGTACCTAAGCCGCATTGTGTACAATCGAGACGATAGACAGAGGAGGCGGCTTACATGACTTGGCCTATATTGAACATACCTGTACAGCAATCATTGGCAAGACGATACATAGAACGGGACGACGCGATCATCGAATCGCTATATGAATACCATCCGGATCGCGATTGGGAGGCGCGCGTCCGATGGGTGGATGAAGCGGCGCATCTGCGGGCGGATCGTAAGCAGCTCGTCTCCGTCCTGCGCCGATATAATAAGGCAAGGAACGATCATCCGGCCGTGACGGCATCGCTGGACCAACTGGAGCGGGACGACGCCCTCGTCGTCGTCGGCGGACAGCAGGGCGGATTATTTACCGGCCCGCTGCTCGTCGTCTACAAGGCGGTATCGATTATCCGCATGGCTCAGGAGGCGGAGGCGAGACTGGGCCGTCCGGTCATTCCGATTTTCTGGATCGCGGGAGAGGATCATGATTTCGATGAAGTGAATCATGCGTATTTCCTCACCCCGGAACCTTCTGTCGCCCGGGTCCGGGTGGAGAAGAAGGAGGGAGCGCGCGCACCGGTCAGCAGCATTCGGCTGGATGAGGAGCAATGGGAAGCGGTCTTGAACGAGGTAGACGCCTTGCTGCCGGCTACGGAGTTCAAGCCGGCGCTGATGGAGCGGGTGCGGGAAGCATCCGCCGGCGCCGCGTCGCTTACCGATGCTTGCGCCGTGCTGCTCGGCGGCATGTTCGGCCCATACGGCCTCGTGTTCCTTGATTCGGCCGATCCGGAGCTGCGCCAGGTCGAAGGGCCGATGTTCCGCAGCCTCATCGCGCAGAACGACCTGCTGAGACAGGCCTACGGCGCCAGCGAGCGCGAGCTGGCTTCGCGCGGCTTCCCGACTCAGGCGGACCGTGCCGAGAACGGAGCGAATCTGTTCCTGATTCACGAGGGAGAGCGGCATCTGCTGTTCAAGGAAGACGGAGGCTTTACCGATCGGCATCGGACGCTGGTCCGAAGCGAGGATGAGCTGATGGCCGCCGCCGAATCGGCGCCCCATCTGTTGAGCAACAACGTGCTGACCCGCCCGTTGATGCAGGAATATTTGTTCCCGGTGCTGGCCATCGTGCTCGGTCCCGGCGAGATCGCCTACTGGGCGCAGACGAAAGAGGCTTTCCGCGCGCTCGGCATGCGGATGCCGCTGCTCTGGCCGCGCATGGGCTTCACCTGCCTGGAAGGGACCGTGAACAAGCTCCTCGGGAAATATGAATTGACGGCCGGAGACATCATCGGGCATTATGAGGAGAGGAAGGAAGCGTGGCTGACGGCTCAGGATGAACTGGGGCTCGATGAACGGTTCGCTTCGCTCCGCCATGATGTCGATGCCCGCTATGAAGAGCTGCTTGCCCGGCTGAACGAAGCGCTCCCCGCGCTAGGCCGCCTGGGGGACACGAACCGGGCGAAGGTGCTGGAGCAGATCGACTTCCTGCACCACCGGGCGAAGGATGCGCTCCAGAAGCAGCATGAATCGGGTCTTCGCCAATGGGTGCGGATGAGGCTGACGCTCCATCCGCAGGATCGGCCGCAGGAGCGCGTCTACAATATGCTGATGTACGCCTGCCGCTACGGGGACGGCTGGTTCAAGCCAATCATGGAAGCTCCCGTCCTGTGGAACGGGGAGAACCGCTTGGTTGTGCTCTAACAATGGTTGCCAGCCCGGGTCAACAGGCGCGCATCTGCTGAATACGATAGCTATAACAGGAAGGGAAGGGTGTAGAGGATGAGTCAGACAAAAGCAGCGGAGCATAGCATCGTCCGCGATATTGCATTGGCCCCGGAAGGGCATTTGAAGATCGATTGGGTGCAGGCCCATATGCCGGTGCTGAACCGGATTCGCAAGCAATTCGAAGCGGAGCAGCCGTTCAAGGGCTTGAAGGTGGCGATCTCGCTCCACCTGGAAGCGAAGACGGCTTATCTGGCCAAGGTCGTGCAGGCTGGAGGCGCCGATGTGACGATTACCGGCAGCAACCCGTTATCGACGCAGGACGATGTCTGCGCCGCGCTGGTTGAAGACGGCATTACCGTCTATGCGAAGTACAATCCGGAACCGGAAGAGTACAAGCAGCTGCTCCTCCGCACGCTGGAGACGAAGCCGGACCTGATTATCGACGACGGCGGCGATCTGATCTCGATTCTGCACTCCGAGCGTCCGGATCTGCGTGAGCAGGTGCGCGGCGGCGCCGAGGAGACGACGACAGGCATTCTGCGCCTGAAGGCGATGGAGAAGGATGGCACGCTCCAATTCCCGATGGTCGCCGTCAATGACGCCTTCTGCAAATACTTGTTCGACAACCGGTACGGCACAGGCCAATCGGTGTGGGACGGCATCAACCGTACAACGAATCTCGTCGTGGCCGGCAAGACCGTCGTCGTCGTCGGTTATGGCTGGTGCGGCAAAGGCGTGGCGATGCGGGCGAAAGGCCTCGGCGCGAACGTCGTCGTGACGGAGATCGACGCCATTAAGGCCGTCGAAGCGTATATGGACGGATTCACCGTGCTGCCGATGAGCGAAGCGGCTCGCGCAGGCGATATTTTCGTGACGGTCACGGGGAACCGCGATGTCATTCGCGGCGAGCATTACGACGTCATGAAGGATGGCGCGATTTTGTCCAACGCCGGCCATTTCGATGTGGAAGTGAATAAGCCGGAGCTGGAAGCACGCGCGCAGAACGTGCATACGGTCCGCAAAAATATTGAAGAATACAAGTTGAAGGACGGACGCAGCATTTATCTGCTGGCGGAAGGCCGCCTCGTCAACCTGGCAGCGGGGGACGGGCACCCGGCAGAGATTATGGATATGACGTTTGCCCTGCAGGCGTTGTCGCTGAAATATGTGAACGAGCACTATGAGCGCATCGGCAGCAAGGTTGTCAATGTGCCGTACGAACTGGATGAGCAGGTCGCCCGCTTCAAGCTGGAGTCGCTCGGCATTTCGATCGACACGCTGTCGGCTGAACAGCAATCGTATTTGGCCAGCTGGCAGGAACATTAATAGCCGCGTTACCGGCCGCCCGCTTCTTTGCTTCATAGAAGGCAAAGAAGGCGGGCGGTCTTTTTTTACATAGATAACAAAGGCCGCCCGCAACATTTGATTTCCATATTCCGTTAGGTAAGGTACAGATTGCGATCGCATCCAGAGGAGTTCGGAAGACGATGTGCCAAATAAAAGGGGGAATATGGGTTATGTCAAGGATCGGGATGAGGAAGGTAAAGGAAACAGATAAGCGGGAAGGCCGAATGAGGCGGCTTGCCCGCTTCGGAGCGCTTCTGCTCGGGATGCTCATGCTCGCGCTGGCCGCCGGCTGCGGAGCCGTCTCCTCAGATCAAGCCTCCGAGGCCGGAACGGTCATGAACCAATCGGAAGCGGCAATGGATAAGGGGGAGAGCCTGTCACCTGCCGGCGCTGGGTTCGCCAAGCAGGACGAGTCGAGCTTCGTCCCCGCCGATCGGAAGCTGATCTATGAGGCGAATATCCGCATGGAGGTCAAAAACTATGAGGCCGCCAAGCAGCGGCTGCAGCAATTGGTTGAACACTCGAAGGGATATGTGCTGCAATTCTCCGATCAGGAGTCGGAGAGCGAGCGTGGGGGCTCCTTCGTCATTAAGGTACCTGCGGCAGGATTCACCGCTTTTCTTGATGAGCTAGGAACATGGGAAGTACTCGATTATCACCGTGAATATTCGGCCAATGACGTGACGGAGGAGTACGTCGATCTGGAAGCGAGACTAACTGCGCAGCGCGCCATGGAAGCCCGGCTGCTGGCGTTCATGGAGAAGGCGACGCGCGCGGACGATCTGGTCCAGTTCTCCAGCGAGCTCGGGTCTGTGCAGTCGGAGATTGAGCAGATTGTCGGGCGCAAGCGGTATCTGGATAATCATGTGGCCATGTCAACCGTAAATATGAGATTGTATCAGCCGGTCAATGTTCCGGTCGTGCAGGGCTTGAAAAATGCATTCGGAACCCGGATGGCGAATACGCTCGTTCAAAGCTGGGAGGCGCTGGTCCAGTTCGTTCAGGTCATTATTTTATTTTTGACGGCGCTCCTTCCTTTTGCCTGCGCCGCCGCCATTGTCGGCGTTCCG contains the following coding sequences:
- the bshC gene encoding bacillithiol biosynthesis cysteine-adding enzyme BshC — translated: MTWPILNIPVQQSLARRYIERDDAIIESLYEYHPDRDWEARVRWVDEAAHLRADRKQLVSVLRRYNKARNDHPAVTASLDQLERDDALVVVGGQQGGLFTGPLLVVYKAVSIIRMAQEAEARLGRPVIPIFWIAGEDHDFDEVNHAYFLTPEPSVARVRVEKKEGARAPVSSIRLDEEQWEAVLNEVDALLPATEFKPALMERVREASAGAASLTDACAVLLGGMFGPYGLVFLDSADPELRQVEGPMFRSLIAQNDLLRQAYGASERELASRGFPTQADRAENGANLFLIHEGERHLLFKEDGGFTDRHRTLVRSEDELMAAAESAPHLLSNNVLTRPLMQEYLFPVLAIVLGPGEIAYWAQTKEAFRALGMRMPLLWPRMGFTCLEGTVNKLLGKYELTAGDIIGHYEERKEAWLTAQDELGLDERFASLRHDVDARYEELLARLNEALPALGRLGDTNRAKVLEQIDFLHHRAKDALQKQHESGLRQWVRMRLTLHPQDRPQERVYNMLMYACRYGDGWFKPIMEAPVLWNGENRLVVL
- a CDS encoding adenosylhomocysteinase, encoding MSQTKAAEHSIVRDIALAPEGHLKIDWVQAHMPVLNRIRKQFEAEQPFKGLKVAISLHLEAKTAYLAKVVQAGGADVTITGSNPLSTQDDVCAALVEDGITVYAKYNPEPEEYKQLLLRTLETKPDLIIDDGGDLISILHSERPDLREQVRGGAEETTTGILRLKAMEKDGTLQFPMVAVNDAFCKYLFDNRYGTGQSVWDGINRTTNLVVAGKTVVVVGYGWCGKGVAMRAKGLGANVVVTEIDAIKAVEAYMDGFTVLPMSEAARAGDIFVTVTGNRDVIRGEHYDVMKDGAILSNAGHFDVEVNKPELEARAQNVHTVRKNIEEYKLKDGRSIYLLAEGRLVNLAAGDGHPAEIMDMTFALQALSLKYVNEHYERIGSKVVNVPYELDEQVARFKLESLGISIDTLSAEQQSYLASWQEH
- a CDS encoding DUF4349 domain-containing protein, whose product is MRKVKETDKREGRMRRLARFGALLLGMLMLALAAGCGAVSSDQASEAGTVMNQSEAAMDKGESLSPAGAGFAKQDESSFVPADRKLIYEANIRMEVKNYEAAKQRLQQLVEHSKGYVLQFSDQESESERGGSFVIKVPAAGFTAFLDELGTWEVLDYHREYSANDVTEEYVDLEARLTAQRAMEARLLAFMEKATRADDLVQFSSELGSVQSEIEQIVGRKRYLDNHVAMSTVNMRLYQPVNVPVVQGLKNAFGTRMANTLVQSWEALVQFVQVIILFLTALLPFACAAAIVGVPIWLLVKRRRGRRRHPQSRVPGHPGGPEEQRHRGTGQDPAEGADGKPEADDGPAAEAAVPAPAVEPAETEEQGRSTEGISAEADSENKK